The proteins below are encoded in one region of Castor canadensis chromosome 6, mCasCan1.hap1v2, whole genome shotgun sequence:
- the Fchsd1 gene encoding F-BAR and double SH3 domains protein 1 isoform X2 gives MQPPPRKVKPAQEVKLRFLEQLSILQTRQQREAELLEDIRSYSKQRAAIEREYGQALQKLAGPFLKREGQRSGDSRTVFGAWRCLLDATVAGGQTRLQASDRYRDLAGGTGRSAKEQVLRKGTECLQRAQTEVLQSVRELSRSRKLYGQRERVWALAQEKAADVQSRLNRSDHGIFHSRTSLQKLSTKALVSELSEHLRDPLTLLSRTELEAAEMVLEHARHSGKSTSQVNWEQDVKLFLQEPGVFSPTPPQQFQPAGADQVCVLERGAGGMDGESNLEKEVQRWTSRAARDYKIQHHGHRVLQRLEQRRQQAPEREAPGIELRLQEVRESIRRAQVSQVKGAARLALLQGAGLDVQLWLKPAMTQAQDEVEQERRLSEARLSQKDLSPTAEDAELSDFDECEETGELFEEPAPPALATRPLPCPAHVVFGYQAGREDELTITEGEWLEVIEEGDADEWVKARNQHGEVGFVPERYLNFPDLSLPESGQHSNNPSGAEPTAFLACALYSYTGQSEEELSFPEGALIRLLPRAQDGVDDGFWRGEFGGHVGVFPSLLVEELLGPPGPLELSDPEQMLPSPSPPSFSPPAPTSALDRPHAPALPGDKVLGCPGPLDMMAPRLRPMRPPPPPPAKAPDPGHPDSLT, from the exons ATGCAGCCGCCGCCCCGAAAA GTAAAACCCGCACAAGAGGTGAAGCTTCGCTTTCTGGAGCAGCTGAGCATACTTCAGACCCGGCAGCAGAGGGAGGCGGAACTGCTAGAGGACATCAG ATCCTACAGCAAGCAGAGGGCAGCCATTGAACGGGAGTATGGGCAG GCACTCCAGAAACTGGCTGGGCCATTCCTGAAGAGGGAAGGGCAGCGAAGCGGGGACAGCAG GACAGTGTTTGGTGCCTGGCGCTGCCTGCTGGATGCCACTGTGGCTGGGGGCCAAACCCGGCTCCAAGCGTCTGACCGATACCGTGACCTAGCAGGGGGCACAGGGCGGAGTGCCAAGGAGCAGGTGCTTAGGAAG GGGACGGAATGCCTACAGAGGGCACAGACTGAGGTGCTGCAGTCTGTCCGGGAGCTGAGCCGAAGTCGGAAGCTATATGGGCAGAGGGAGCGTGTGTGGGCCTTGGCACAGGAGAAGGCAGCTGATGTCCAATCCAG GCTGAACCGAAGTGACCACGGAATCTTCCACTCTCGGACCAGTCTCCAGAAGCTGAGCACCAAG GCTCTGGTAAGCGAGCTGTCGGAACACTTGAGGGACCCCCTGACTTTATTGAGCCGCACTGAGCTGGAAGCTGCAGAGATGGTCCTGGAGCATGCCCGCCATAGTGGGAAGTCTACCTCTCAG GTAAACTGGGAACAGGATGTGAAGCTGTTTCTTCAGGAGCCTGGTGTCTTTTCCCCTACCCCACCCCAGCAGTTTCAGCCAGCAGGGGCTGATCAG GTATGTGTCCTGGAGAGGGGAGcaggaggcatggatggggaGAGTAACCTGGAGAAAGAGGTTCAACGCTGGACAAGCCGAGCTGCCCGGGACTACAAGATCCAGCACCATGGGCATCGG GTGCTGCAGCGACTGGAGCAGAGGCGGCAACAGGCTCCAGAGCGAGAAGCTCCAGGCATAGAACTGCGGCTACAGGAAGTAAGGGAAAGCATCCGGCGGGCACAG GTGAGCCAGGTGAAGGGCGCTGCCCGGCTGGCCCTGCTGCAGGGGGCTGGCCTGGATGTGCAGCTATGGCTGAAGCCAGCCATGACCCAGGCACAGGATGAGGTGGAGCAGGAGCGACGGCTTAGTGAGGCTCGACTGTCCCAGAAGGACCTCTCCCCAACG GCTGAGGATGCTGAGCTTTCTGACTTTGATGAATGTGAAGAGACTGGAGAGCTCTTTGAGGAGCCAGCCCCACCAGCCCTGGCCACCAggcccctcccctgccctgcaCATGTGGTGTTTGGCTATCAG GCAGGGCGTGAGGATGAGCTGACTATCACGGAGGGTGAATGGCTGGAAGTCATAGAGGAGGGAGAtgctgatgaatgggtcaag GCTCGGAACCAGCATGGTGAGGTAGGCTTTGTCCCTGAGCGGTATCTCAACTTCCCGGATCTCTCCCTTCCTGAGAGCGGCCAACATAGTAACAATCCCTCGGGGGCAGAACCCACAG CATTCTTGGCCTGTGCCCTGTACAGCTACACTGGACAGAGTGAAGAGGAGCTGAGCTTCCCTGAGGGGGCACTCATCCGCCTGCTGCCTCGGGCCCAAGATGGAGTGGATGATGGCTTCTGGAGGGGAGAATTTGGGGGCCATGTTGGGGTCTTCCCCTCCTTGCTGGTGGAGGAGCTGCTTGGCCCCCCAGGGCCACTTGAACTCTCTGACCCTGAACAG ATGCTGCCATCCCCTTCTCCTCCCAGTTTCTCCCCTCCTGCACCCACCTCTGCCTTGGATAGGCCCCATGCACCTGCCCTGCCCGGGG ACAAAGTCCTGGGTTGCCCTGGACCCCTGGATATGATGGCGCCTCGACTCAGGCCG ATGCGTCCACCACCTCCCCCACCGGCCAAAGCCCCGGATCCTGGCCACCCAGATTCCCTTACCTGA
- the Rell2 gene encoding RELT-like protein 2, with protein sequence MSEPQPDLEPPQHGLYMLFLLVLVFFLMGLVGFMICHVLKKKGYRCRTSRGSEPDDAQLQPPEDDDVNEDTVERIVRCIIQNEANAEALKEMLGDSEGEGTVQLSSVDATSSLQDGTPSHHHTVHLGSAAPCIHCSRSKRPPLVRQGRSKEGKGRPRPGETTVFSVGRFRVTHIEKRYGLHEHRDGSPTDRSWGSSGGQESGGGQGSGGGQPRAGMPAIERLPPEEPQPQALAGSPVRNGGLRDTSLVPCALEGNPGASAEPTLGARGRAPSLGLPSQEAKRQPSKLDTSDHQVSPPQGAGGM encoded by the exons ATGTCGGAACCACAGCCTGACCTGGAGCCACCCCAACATGGGCTATACATGCTCTTTCTGCTTGTGCTGGTCTTCTTCCTCATGGGCCTTGTAGGCTTCATGATCTGCCACGTGCTCAAGAAGAAAGGCTACCGCTGCCGCACGTCTAGGGGCTCAGAGCCTGACGATGCCCAGCTGCAGCCCC CTGAGGACGATGACGTGAATGAGGACACCGTAGAGAGGATTGTTCGCTGCATCATCCAAAACGAAG CCAATGCTGAAGCCTTGAAGGAGATGCTGGGGGACAGTGAAGGAGAAGGGACAGTGCAGCTGTCGAG TGTGGACGCCACCTCCAGCCTGCAGGACGGAACCCCCTCCCATCATCACACAGTACATCTGGGCTCTGCAGCCCCTTGCATTCATTGCAGCCGCAGTAAGAGACCTCCACTTGTCCGTCAGGGACGCTCCAAGGAAGGAAAAGGCCGTCCTCGGCCTGGGGAGACCACCGTGTTTTCAGTGGGCAG ATTCCGAGTGACACACATTGAGAAGCGCTACGGGCTACATGAGCATCGTGATGGTTCCCCCACGGACAGGAGCTGGGGATCTAGTGGGGGGCAGGAATCAGGTGGTGGTCAGGGGTCTGGGGGAGGGCAGCCCAGGGCAGGGATGCCTGCCATCGAGAGGCTGCCCCCTGAGGAGCCACAGCCCCAGGCCCTAGCTGGCTCCCCAGTGCGGAATGGAGGACTCAGAGACACCAGCCTAGTCCCTTGTGCACTTGAGGGGAACCCTGGAGCCTCTGCAGAACCAACATTGGGGGCCAGAGGGAGGGCCCCAAGTCTGGGGCTGCCCAGTCAAGAAGCAAAAAGACAGCCAAGCAAACTGGACACTTCAGATCATCAG GTATCTCCACCACAGGGAGCTGGGGGTATGTGA
- the Fchsd1 gene encoding F-BAR and double SH3 domains protein 1 isoform X1: MQPPPRKVKPAQEVKLRFLEQLSILQTRQQREAELLEDIRSYSKQRAAIEREYGQALQKLAGPFLKREGQRSGDSRTVFGAWRCLLDATVAGGQTRLQASDRYRDLAGGTGRSAKEQVLRKGTECLQRAQTEVLQSVRELSRSRKLYGQRERVWALAQEKAADVQSRLNRSDHGIFHSRTSLQKLSTKLSAQSAQYSQQLRAARNEYLLNLVATNAHLEHYYQEELPALLKALVSELSEHLRDPLTLLSRTELEAAEMVLEHARHSGKSTSQVNWEQDVKLFLQEPGVFSPTPPQQFQPAGADQVCVLERGAGGMDGESNLEKEVQRWTSRAARDYKIQHHGHRVLQRLEQRRQQAPEREAPGIELRLQEVRESIRRAQVSQVKGAARLALLQGAGLDVQLWLKPAMTQAQDEVEQERRLSEARLSQKDLSPTAEDAELSDFDECEETGELFEEPAPPALATRPLPCPAHVVFGYQAGREDELTITEGEWLEVIEEGDADEWVKARNQHGEVGFVPERYLNFPDLSLPESGQHSNNPSGAEPTAFLACALYSYTGQSEEELSFPEGALIRLLPRAQDGVDDGFWRGEFGGHVGVFPSLLVEELLGPPGPLELSDPEQMLPSPSPPSFSPPAPTSALDRPHAPALPGDKVLGCPGPLDMMAPRLRPMRPPPPPPAKAPDPGHPDSLT, translated from the exons ATGCAGCCGCCGCCCCGAAAA GTAAAACCCGCACAAGAGGTGAAGCTTCGCTTTCTGGAGCAGCTGAGCATACTTCAGACCCGGCAGCAGAGGGAGGCGGAACTGCTAGAGGACATCAG ATCCTACAGCAAGCAGAGGGCAGCCATTGAACGGGAGTATGGGCAG GCACTCCAGAAACTGGCTGGGCCATTCCTGAAGAGGGAAGGGCAGCGAAGCGGGGACAGCAG GACAGTGTTTGGTGCCTGGCGCTGCCTGCTGGATGCCACTGTGGCTGGGGGCCAAACCCGGCTCCAAGCGTCTGACCGATACCGTGACCTAGCAGGGGGCACAGGGCGGAGTGCCAAGGAGCAGGTGCTTAGGAAG GGGACGGAATGCCTACAGAGGGCACAGACTGAGGTGCTGCAGTCTGTCCGGGAGCTGAGCCGAAGTCGGAAGCTATATGGGCAGAGGGAGCGTGTGTGGGCCTTGGCACAGGAGAAGGCAGCTGATGTCCAATCCAG GCTGAACCGAAGTGACCACGGAATCTTCCACTCTCGGACCAGTCTCCAGAAGCTGAGCACCAAG CTGTCTGCCCAGTCAGCCCAGTACTCCCAGCAACTGAGAGCAGCCCGCAATGAGTACTTGCTTAACTTGGTGGCCACCAATGCCCACCTTGAACACTACTACCAGGAGGAATTGCCAGCCCTGCTCAAG GCTCTGGTAAGCGAGCTGTCGGAACACTTGAGGGACCCCCTGACTTTATTGAGCCGCACTGAGCTGGAAGCTGCAGAGATGGTCCTGGAGCATGCCCGCCATAGTGGGAAGTCTACCTCTCAG GTAAACTGGGAACAGGATGTGAAGCTGTTTCTTCAGGAGCCTGGTGTCTTTTCCCCTACCCCACCCCAGCAGTTTCAGCCAGCAGGGGCTGATCAG GTATGTGTCCTGGAGAGGGGAGcaggaggcatggatggggaGAGTAACCTGGAGAAAGAGGTTCAACGCTGGACAAGCCGAGCTGCCCGGGACTACAAGATCCAGCACCATGGGCATCGG GTGCTGCAGCGACTGGAGCAGAGGCGGCAACAGGCTCCAGAGCGAGAAGCTCCAGGCATAGAACTGCGGCTACAGGAAGTAAGGGAAAGCATCCGGCGGGCACAG GTGAGCCAGGTGAAGGGCGCTGCCCGGCTGGCCCTGCTGCAGGGGGCTGGCCTGGATGTGCAGCTATGGCTGAAGCCAGCCATGACCCAGGCACAGGATGAGGTGGAGCAGGAGCGACGGCTTAGTGAGGCTCGACTGTCCCAGAAGGACCTCTCCCCAACG GCTGAGGATGCTGAGCTTTCTGACTTTGATGAATGTGAAGAGACTGGAGAGCTCTTTGAGGAGCCAGCCCCACCAGCCCTGGCCACCAggcccctcccctgccctgcaCATGTGGTGTTTGGCTATCAG GCAGGGCGTGAGGATGAGCTGACTATCACGGAGGGTGAATGGCTGGAAGTCATAGAGGAGGGAGAtgctgatgaatgggtcaag GCTCGGAACCAGCATGGTGAGGTAGGCTTTGTCCCTGAGCGGTATCTCAACTTCCCGGATCTCTCCCTTCCTGAGAGCGGCCAACATAGTAACAATCCCTCGGGGGCAGAACCCACAG CATTCTTGGCCTGTGCCCTGTACAGCTACACTGGACAGAGTGAAGAGGAGCTGAGCTTCCCTGAGGGGGCACTCATCCGCCTGCTGCCTCGGGCCCAAGATGGAGTGGATGATGGCTTCTGGAGGGGAGAATTTGGGGGCCATGTTGGGGTCTTCCCCTCCTTGCTGGTGGAGGAGCTGCTTGGCCCCCCAGGGCCACTTGAACTCTCTGACCCTGAACAG ATGCTGCCATCCCCTTCTCCTCCCAGTTTCTCCCCTCCTGCACCCACCTCTGCCTTGGATAGGCCCCATGCACCTGCCCTGCCCGGGG ACAAAGTCCTGGGTTGCCCTGGACCCCTGGATATGATGGCGCCTCGACTCAGGCCG ATGCGTCCACCACCTCCCCCACCGGCCAAAGCCCCGGATCCTGGCCACCCAGATTCCCTTACCTGA